One region of Salvelinus namaycush isolate Seneca chromosome 3, SaNama_1.0, whole genome shotgun sequence genomic DNA includes:
- the LOC120043538 gene encoding trace amine-associated receptor 13c-like encodes MEEHEDAQYCFPGHNSSCRKVLLSTSIYITLYIFFLSIAAVTVFLNILVVISVSHFKQLHTPTNLLILSLALADVLVGLIVIPVGTVAIMESCWFLGKYFCVFYAYISYLILSISLGNLVLISIDRYVAVCDPLFYHSKITITRITCSISIIWFCCIIYNAAFIKITVNVEVPKRCFEECFIVQEFKWISIIDLVITMIVPCSIIITLYLKIFLVARSQARKETKVQIPAVTEA; translated from the coding sequence ATGGAGGAACACGAAGATGCTCAATACTGTTTTCCAGGACATAACTCTTCTTGCAGAAAGGTTTTGCTATCAACATCTATttacataacactgtacatatTCTTCTTATCGATTGCAGCGGTTACAGTCTTTTTGAACATATTGGTGGTCATCTCCGTCTCTCACTTCAAGCAGCTCCACACTCCAACCAACCTGCTCatcctctctctggctctggcaGATGTCCTGGTGGGACTGATTGTGATACCAGTAGGGACCGTAGCAATAATGGAATCATGCTGGTTTTTGGGgaaatatttctgtgtgttttatGCTTACATCAGTTATTTAATTCTATCCATATCTCTCGGCAATTTGGTATTGATATCCATTGACCGCTATGTTGCTGTGTGTGATCCCTTATTTTACCActctaaaataacaataacaagaatTACATGTTCTATATCCATTATATGGTTTTGTTGTATCATATACAATGCAGCTTTTATAAAAATAACTGTAAATGTAGAAGTACCTAAAAGGTGTTTTGAAGAATGTTTTATTGTTCAAGAATTTAAATGGATTAGCATCATTGACCTTGTAATTACAATGATTGTCCCGTGCTCTATTATTATAACACTTTATTTGAAAATATTTTTGGTCGCCAGATCACAGGCCAGAAAG